A single Lolium perenne isolate Kyuss_39 chromosome 6, Kyuss_2.0, whole genome shotgun sequence DNA region contains:
- the LOC127309291 gene encoding acidic endochitinase-like, with amino-acid sequence MAVPRSSLIIASVLALFLFSSANGGSIAIYWGQNGNEGTLAETCATGNYAFVNIAFLCSFGSGQSPQLNLAGHCDPYSNACTNLTADIHSCQSRGVKVMLSIGGGAGGYTLNSEQDAAELAQYIWNSYLGGSGKRPLGDAVLDGVDFDIESGNPDYYGALAAHLKSYSGQGGKKVYLSAAPQCPFPDASVGKALETGLFDYVWVQFYNNPPCQYTPGSTANLLNSWKQWTSAINATYIFLGLPAAPDAAGSGFIPTGSLESQVLPALKASTKYGGVMLWSKFYDDQDGYSSAIKNHV; translated from the coding sequence ATGGCTGTTCCTCGGAGCTCCTTGATCATCGCCAGCGTCTTGgcactcttcctcttctcctcagcAAACGGCGGCAGCATCGCTATCTACTGGGGCCAGAACGGTAACGAGGGCACCCTCGCCGAGACCTGCGCAACCGGCAACTATGCCTTCGTCAACATCGCCTTCCTCTGCAGCTTTGGCTCCGGCCAGTCTCCCCAGCTCAACCTCGCCGGCCACTGCGACCCCTACTCCAACGCATGCACCAACCTCACGGCCGACATCCACTCCTGCCAGTCCAGGGGCGTCAAGGTCATGCTCTCCATCGGCGGAGGCGCCGGAGGGTACACGCTCAACTCCGAACAGGACGCCGCCGAGCTGGCGCAGTACATCTGGAACAGCTACCTCGGCGGGTCAGGGAAGAGGCCCCTTGGCGACGCCGTTCTCGACGGCGTCGACTTCGACATCGAGAGCGGCAACCCGGACTACTACGGCGCCCTCGCGGCGCACCTGAAGTCTTACAGCGGCCAAGGGGGGAAGAAGGTGTACCTGTCAGCGGCGCCGCAGTGCCCATTCCCGGATGCGTCGGTCGGCAAGGCCCTGGAGACCGGCCTGTTCGACTACGTCTGGGTTCAGTTCTACAACAACCCGCCTTGCCAGTACACGCCGGGGAGCACCGCCAACCTGCTCAACTCCTGGAAGCAGTGGACATCGGCGATCAATGCTACATACATCTTCCTCGGCTTGCCGGCCGCACCAGATGCGGCGGGGAGCGGGTTCATACCGACGGGGAGCCTCGAGTCGCAGGTGCTCCCGGCGTTGAAGGCGTCCACCAAGTATGGAGGGGTGATGCTCTGGTCCAAGTTCTACGATGACCAGGATGGTTACAGCTCGGCCATAAAAAACCACGTGTGA